The nucleotide sequence ACAATAACTCTAGCACCAGCGGTCTTCATGGCAGCGGCACAACCCTTTCCCACATCACCATATCCGCAGACAACGACAACCTTTCCGGCGATCATGACATCAGTGGCCCTCATGAGACCATCAGGTAGAGAGTGACGGCAACCGTACAAGTTGTCGAACTATAAACATACACACAAGAGCTCATCAGAGAAAAGGTATCGTAAAATATGGTCTATCTCTGCTGCATCCTACTAGCTACAAAAATATCTACATAGCAGAGATCTAGAAATTCAAAGTTGAATCATTTACAAACCTTGCTCTTGGTGACGGAGTCGTTGACGTTAATGGCAGGGAACAAAAGAGCTCCAGTCTCCTGCATCTGGTAAAGCCTCTTGACACCAGTGGTGGTTTCCTCAGAGACACCAACGAGTCTCTCCTTCATCTTGTGGTACTTCTTAGGATCAACCTGAAGACCTTCCTTGATGATGGAGAGCACGATCTGGAACTCAGGGTTGTCAGTGGAAGTGGGATCAGGAACCTGACCAGTCTTCTCAAAGATCTCCTCAGCCTTCACTCCCTCGTGGATCAAAAGCGTGGCGTCACCACCATCATCAACGATCAGATCTGGACCACCGCCTGGGCCCCAGTCAAGAGCACGCTCCGTGCACCACCAGTACTCCTGGAGCGTCTCTCCCTTCCACGCGAAGACGGCGGCGGAGTCACGAGCGATTGCGGCGGCGGCGTGGTCTTGGGTGGAGAAGATGTTGCAGGAGCACCATCTCACTTCAGCGCCGAGGGCGGTTAGGGTCTCGATGAGGACGGCGGTTTGGATGGTCATGTGGAGAGATCCGGTGATTCTAGCGCCTTTGAAGGGCTGCGATGGGCCGAACTCGGTACGGCAAGCCATGAGTCCGGGCATCTCCACCTCCGCGAGTTCGAGCTCGAGACGACCGAAGTCGGCTTGAGACATGTCTTTGACCTTGTACTCGCGGCCACTCGACGTCTTCTCGACGACCAACGCCATCTCTAGATATTCTCGGGATCTGAGATTTGAAATTAGGGCAGAGAGAGAGGTGAGAGAGAAGTGTGTGAGGAGAGACGAATGGGAGTGAGAGAGTTTAAATAGATGAGGTTAACATGAATGGACGGTTCAGATTGTTTTGAGGGTTCGGTGGATCTGGTAGAAGCTGTGATCACGTATCTGGCGGAACACGCTGCGCGCGCAGAAAAACCTTTGTTGTTGGTCTGTTTTGGGTTGATCGGACGATAACCTGAGAAGGTATGTCACGTGTCTGCATCCAACTTGTTTAAACAAATCTTAGAAACTCTAAAAACACCCTCATCTATGGttctaaattaatattattaaaaaataaatacgtatttctcttttttaagTCAATAAACACATTCAAATTTGgagatatttatattatatttataaatattacaatgttactattttttatatatattaagaattctacaaaaaaaatccatatGAAGTTGTTCAAACACGTTTTAAACCAGCTGAAATATATTGTTTTCGAGTATATGCCCAAATGTGTTATTCGTgctgtgttttatttttataattcagaAAGTTCTTCTTGCTGTGTTATGCTGAATATTTGTTTAACATCTGTTCTATACTCATTCATATACCAGTTTTCAAATTAAATCGACCAAAATATCTTCAAGGAGTATGGATTATGTCTGATGAATGcatattttttgtcttttcggaggtttttagattttgactatgaattttaatgttatattcGCTGAGAAATTTGTGGTAATTTAGCATTTAATTTTGGGATTTGTTTCTGCGGAACAATAAAGAAGTCTTGTCTTGCTATATATTCAAGTTCAAGAAAATGACATCAAAGGAAATgcattatttaaaaaagttatgTTATTCATGAACTTATTTATTCATTTCTCTCACTGGAACATATATTTCACCtatagaaagaagaagattgtgTGTTTTAAGAGCTGAAGTGAAAAATATATGCTATTAAGAAAGGGGATCTGATTTATCTTGGGCAGGAAGAACAAGAGCAGGAAGAGTACAATGTCGTCTTGATAGAGCAGTCGGAAATGAAGATTGGTTTCATAATTTTTCCCACACTTATGTGGAGTATTTACTTCGGTGGGGTTCTGATCATAGACCCATACTAGTACGCTTTCTCTCCAAAGAAAAACAGAACAGAAGAAGTTTCAAATTTGACAAGCGATGGATGAGTAAAGAAGGATTCAGAGAAGTGGTTAAGGCCGATTGGGAGTCGTCGGTATCTGATAGCCACTCGAGCTTGTATGAGAAGATTAGTAGAACGAGGAGGGCCATATCTAAATGGAAGCGACAGAACCCATCAAACAATGAGATCCTCATCGCAGAGCTGAAGGAGAAAATAGATAAGGCGCAGGCGGATGACTCAGTATCCAGCGAGGAGGAACTGGAGCTCAAGTGGAAACTGTGTGCTGCGTATAGGGAGGAGGAGATTTACTGGAAACAGAAGAGTCGTATGCTCTGGCTAAGGGAAGGAGATCGAAACACGAGATATTTTCATGCCAAGACCAAGCAAAGAAGAGCCAGGAACCGAATAACTAGAATAAAAAACTCGATGAACCATTGGGTGGAGACGGAGGAGGGTATTGAGGAGGTGGCCACGGTGTACTTCCAACAACTCTTCACTTCGTCGAACCCATCAACTATTGATGACACAATCCGGTATATTGCCGCGCAGGTTAACGATGAGATGAATCAGAGATTACTAAGAATCCCTCAAGATGAGGAGATTAGGGAGGCGACTTTTGCAATAAATCCAGAGAAAGCACCCGGGCCAGACGGTATGACAAGCCTCTTCTATCAACGTTTTTGGGCAACGGTAGGCAAAGATGTTTGCACCATGGTTCGGGAATTTTTCATTACGGGCGACTTTGATGAAAGACTGAACCAGACCAACATATGTCTGATTCCCAAGACGGAGAGACCAACATCGATGTCAGAATTTCGACCCATTAGTCTCTGCAATGTTGGGTACAAGATCATCTCGAAGATTCTATCCTCTAGACTGAAAAGTATTCTACCCAAGATCATCTCTGAGACGCAATCCGCCTTTGTGGCGGGGAGACTGATAACAGATAACATCTTCGTGGCTCAGGAGATGTTCCACGCTCTCAGGACAAACCAAAGTTGTAAAGATAAATTCGTGGCGATTAAAACTGACATGAGCAAAGCCTACGACCGGGTGGAATGGAGCTTCATGGAAGCTTTGCTATTAAAGTTTGGTTTCGATGCACAATGGGTGCACTTGGTCATGAAGTGTGTATCTTCTGTATCTTATCAGGTTTTGATTAATGGAGAAGCCAAGGGACATATAAAACCGTCTCGAGGCCTTCGTCAAGGAGACCCTCTATCGCCATTCCTTTTTATCCTCTGCACTGAGGTCTTGATCTCTCATATTAAACGAGCGGAGGAAACGAAGAAGATATCCGGGATTAAAATAGCACGAGGAAGTCCATCGATTTCCCACCTTCTGTTCGCTGATGACAGCCTTTTCTTCTGCAAAGCGGAGCAATCTCAATGCGAAGAACTGGTTCGAATCATTGACGTCTATGGAACAGCCTCAGGACAACAACTGAATAAAGAAAAATCTTCAGTTCTGTTCGGTTCTAAGGTCATAGCGTCCACAAAATCTGACCTGAGAAGGTCTCTTGGTATCACTAAAGAAGGTGGGATGGGTATGTACTTGGGAATGCCAGAAAAAATATGCGGATCAAAGAAGCAAGTCTTCTCTTTTGTTCAAGATCGTATGAATGGAAAAATCAACTCGTGGTCGGGTAAACTCTTATCTAGAGGGGGCAAGGAGGTTCAGATAAAGTCTGTGGCACAAGCGGTTCCTACATATGTTATGTCCTGCTACCTCCTCCCCATTGATACCTGTAATAAACTTTCCGCCGCAGTGGCGCGTTTTTGGTGGGGTACACGAAATAATAATAGAGGCTTACATTGGGTAGCCTGGGATAAAATTTGTGTACCTCTTGAAGAAGGAGGTTTAGGATTCCGGAACTTCCGTGATTTCAACTTAGCCCTCTTGGCTAAACAGGTCTGGCGCCTTCTCACCAAGCCGAATACCCTGTTGGCTCGGGTTTTAAAAGGAAGGTATTATAGACATACGAACCCTCTCTTAACGGGTAAGGCCAATAATCCATCTCTTGGCTGGACGAGTTTAATGGCGGCAAAGCATGTGTTAAAGGATGGGCTGCAAAGGACCATTGGAACAGGGGCAGAAACAAAGGTCTGGGAAGACTTATGGATCCCTGATTCACCTGCCCGAGCAGCTCTCCCACGCATAGCGAACATCGACCCGGGGTTGAAGGTCCATCATCTGATCGACTTCGAGAGCAAAATGTGGAATATCGACATGGTTCATCAGTTTATTGCTGCGATAGATGTCCCCCGAGTCCTATCGCTTAAAATAAGTAAGACAGGACGAAGAGACAGCTACTCTTGGAGCTTCACTAGCTCTGGAAACTATACTGTTAGATCGGGTTATGCTACGGTCGTGAATCAGAGAAGGCAGAAAGAAAACGATGGAATAGTGGAACCAAGCACAACTGCTCTTAAGAAGGCGATTTGGAAACTGAAGTGTCCACGCAAGATTAAACACTTCGTCTGGAACATGATGTCAGGTTTCGTGGCGTCGGCAAGCAAGCTGAAAGAAAGGCACTGCGGGATAGATGCGACGTGCCAGCGGTGTGGGGCTGAACAAGAAACTATCAATCATATCATTTTTGAATGCCCACCAGCTGTGCAGTGCTGGGCATTGTCGACAATACCATCAGCTCCGGGAGTATTCCCGTGTTCTTCAGTATACACAAACCTTGATACTCTGTTAGGATATATAGCAAATGCATCTCTACTAGCCGGAAATGTGCTGATGTTTCCTTGGTTAATCTGGTACATCTGGAAAGCCCGTAACGAAAAATGCTTCAATGGAAAGGATGTGTCGCCGATGGATACGCTCCAGCTCGCAAGCAGCGAAGCGGAA is from Brassica napus cultivar Da-Ae chromosome A4, Da-Ae, whole genome shotgun sequence and encodes:
- the LOC106380638 gene encoding adenosylhomocysteinase 1 is translated as MALVVEKTSSGREYKVKDMSQADFGRLELELAEVEMPGLMACRTEFGPSQPFKGARITGSLHMTIQTAVLIETLTALGAEVRWCSCNIFSTQDHAAAAIARDSAAVFAWKGETLQEYWWCTERALDWGPGGGPDLIVDDGGDATLLIHEGVKAEEIFEKTGQVPDPTSTDNPEFQIVLSIIKEGLQVDPKKYHKMKERLVGVSEETTTGVKRLYQMQETGALLFPAINVNDSVTKSKFDNLYGCRHSLPDGLMRATDVMIAGKVVVVCGYGDVGKGCAAAMKTAGARVIVTEIDPICALQAMMEGLQVLTLEDVVSEADIFVTTTGNKDIIMVDHMRKMKNNAIVCNIGHFDNEIDMLGLETFPGVKRITIKPQTDRWVFPDTKSGIIVLAEGRLMNLGCATGHPSFVMSCSFTNQVIAQLELWNEKSSGKYEKKVYVLPKHLDEKVAALHLGKLGAKLTKLTKDQSDYVSIPIEGPYKPAHYRY
- the LOC111214447 gene encoding uncharacterized protein LOC111214447, producing the protein MSKEGFREVVKADWESSVSDSHSSLYEKISRTRRAISKWKRQNPSNNEILIAELKEKIDKAQADDSVSSEEELELKWKLCAAYREEEIYWKQKSRMLWLREGDRNTRYFHAKTKQRRARNRITRIKNSMNHWVETEEGIEEVATVYFQQLFTSSNPSTIDDTIRYIAAQVNDEMNQRLLRIPQDEEIREATFAINPEKAPGPDGMTSLFYQRFWATVGKDVCTMVREFFITGDFDERLNQTNICLIPKTERPTSMSEFRPISLCNVGYKIISKILSSRLKSILPKIISETQSAFVAGRLITDNIFVAQEMFHALRTNQSCKDKFVAIKTDMSKAYDRVEWSFMEALLLKFGFDAQWVHLVMKCVSSVSYQVLINGEAKGHIKPSRGLRQGDPLSPFLFILCTEVLISHIKRAEETKKISGIKIARGSPSISHLLFADDSLFFCKAEQSQCEELVRIIDVYGTASGQQLNKEKSSVLFGSKVIASTKSDLRRSLGITKEGGMGMYLGMPEKICGSKKQVFSFVQDRMNGKINSWSGKLLSRGGKEVQIKSVAQAVPTYVMSCYLLPIDTCNKLSAAVARFWWGTRNNNRGLHWVAWDKICVPLEEGGLGFRNFRDFNLALLAKQVWRLLTKPNTLLARVLKGRYYRHTNPLLTGKANNPSLGWTSLMAAKHVLKDGLQRTIGTGAETKVWEDLWIPDSPARAALPRIANIDPGLKVHHLIDFESKMWNIDMVHQFIAAIDVPRVLSLKISKTGRRDSYSWSFTSSGNYTVRSGYATVVNQRRQKENDGIVEPSTTALKKAIWKLKCPRKIKHFVWNMMSGFVASASKLKERHCGIDATCQRCGAEQETINHIIFECPPAVQCWALSTIPSAPGVFPCSSVYTNLDTLLGYIANASLLAGNVLMFPWLIWYIWKARNEKCFNGKDVSPMDTLQLASSEAETWRIAQVVEEVADAVQDQGTSLQQEERPVPDCKWRCQVDASWQNKNDEAGWGFILFEDQQVKLVGVRKGNCASSPLHAEAESLAWAMKETRQSGVNEVCFESDCQQLTRLTQNPQEWPAIGPELDEIDFLSSEFSSCSIRFIRRTENVRADCLAKAGRSRAHDFCYLDTKIPPWLAHEACLFEPLVT